One region of Methanophagales archaeon genomic DNA includes:
- a CDS encoding Coenzyme F420 hydrogenase/dehydrogenase, beta subunit C-terminal domain, with product MKIRIDDKEVDTEPGQTILEVARINGIYIPTLCYHPALKPFGACRLCSVEIEKHGRKRVVTACNYPVEEGLEVRTNSPEIIEIRKMLIELLLARCPEEKRIQELAHEYGVSESRTRFTLESEHCILCGLCARVCEELVGVSAINFIGRGVERKVGTPYEELSDDCIGCGSCALVCPTEAIRLNRCIYPTTPEDITAIEERYLEGERDEYIGVHSALVAGKSSLRGQDGGMVTALLTSGIENGLFDAALIVRRISGYKSEAVITADVEEIKEASGTKYLRVPMIPKIEEALHLHSEWKRIAVVGTPCEVRAVRKLQQRQQLGSGSGSGNVEVTLLGLFCFESFDYEGLKDFTRTRFGIELDEAAKTQISHGRFIITSNGREYSCDVGELASHVREGCAFCTDFVSRLADISIGSVGSPDGYSTVIVRSKKGKKLLEMTDYRSTEVDKHEIVRVARLKQRNAKRNLGKIVDGLK from the coding sequence ATGAAGATAAGGATAGACGACAAGGAGGTGGATACAGAACCAGGACAGACGATTTTAGAAGTTGCACGCATCAATGGCATTTATATACCCACGCTGTGTTATCATCCCGCATTAAAGCCCTTTGGTGCATGCCGACTATGCTCGGTTGAGATAGAGAAGCATGGACGTAAGAGAGTTGTTACTGCCTGTAATTACCCGGTGGAGGAAGGACTGGAGGTGAGGACGAACTCGCCGGAGATTATAGAGATAAGGAAGATGCTGATTGAACTACTCCTCGCCCGATGCCCGGAAGAGAAGCGGATACAGGAGCTTGCGCATGAATATGGCGTGTCAGAGTCCCGTACACGTTTCACACTGGAGAGTGAGCATTGTATCCTATGTGGGCTGTGTGCGCGAGTATGTGAGGAACTGGTGGGTGTATCGGCGATAAATTTTATAGGTCGCGGTGTTGAGCGTAAGGTGGGGACACCCTATGAAGAGCTCTCGGATGACTGTATCGGCTGTGGCTCTTGCGCACTCGTGTGCCCGACCGAGGCAATTCGCTTGAACAGGTGTATATACCCAACAACACCGGAGGATATAACAGCGATAGAGGAGCGGTACCTGGAAGGTGAGCGGGATGAGTATATAGGTGTCCACTCAGCTTTAGTCGCCGGTAAATCATCGCTTAGAGGTCAGGATGGTGGCATGGTCACCGCTCTACTCACCTCCGGGATTGAGAACGGACTCTTTGATGCTGCACTCATTGTGCGGCGTATCAGTGGCTATAAATCCGAAGCTGTTATCACTGCGGATGTGGAAGAGATAAAAGAGGCAAGTGGTACGAAGTATCTCCGTGTGCCAATGATACCGAAGATAGAAGAGGCTTTACATTTGCATTCCGAGTGGAAGCGTATAGCAGTAGTAGGAACGCCCTGTGAGGTTCGTGCAGTGAGGAAGCTACAGCAGCGGCAACAGCTTGGCAGTGGTAGTGGTAGTGGCAATGTGGAGGTCACTCTTCTGGGGCTGTTCTGTTTCGAGAGTTTCGACTATGAAGGGCTGAAGGATTTCACAAGAACTCGATTCGGTATCGAGCTTGACGAAGCGGCTAAGACGCAGATAAGCCATGGGAGGTTTATTATCACGAGTAACGGACGTGAGTACTCATGCGATGTTGGTGAACTTGCGAGTCACGTCCGTGAAGGTTGCGCATTCTGCACCGATTTCGTATCACGACTGGCGGACATCTCTATTGGCTCGGTTGGCAGCCCGGATGGATATTCAACGGTGATTGTGCGTTCTAAAAAGGGCAAAAAGCTCCTTGAAATGACTGACTATCGTAGTACAGAAGTGGATAAGCATGAGATTGTGCGAGTAGCGAGATTGAAGCAGAGGAATGCCAAGAGGAATTTAGGAAAGATTGTGGATGGACTAAAATGA